The Saccharomyces paradoxus chromosome XV, complete sequence DNA window TACTCCAAGGTCGTATTTAAGTTTATCTTTAACGCCTTCTGCTTTCCATTTAATGACTTGGAGTTACACCAAGTATGTGCTTTTCAGCATTTACTTTTTCGATAATGTCAGAAGGGATCATAATTGATAAACAATTAAAAATGCTTCTAAAAGCACACAAATTGAAGAACGAAACAGAACTATTTAGATATATTATGTATAAAAAGGAAGCGATTGCCGTGTCTTATGTATATTTGTTTATGTCTATCTATCACTTTTCCTGTCAACAGTAAATGCTTGCCCTACAATATTAATCAATGAAATTACTGTTTCCCCTTATAAATGTACTGATAATCGTAAACCTCATCAACAAGATTACTATTCCTTTTCCACGAAGTTATTTCGTCCAAAATGTCATCCAAATTAAACAATCTAACAGTTGGATAAATACCTTCTATCCTCGGCAAGCCAATACCAGTAGACCCACCATAGCATAACCACAtctcattttttgattGCAAACAACAATCATTATTGTGTTCATGTCCACAACTCACGCTTTTTATATTCCAAAGGctcaaaatatcaagaaagcTTTTGTAATGTTTGCCATTGATCGTCATCGAAACTTGTCCCCTGGATCTTGATGTATCTACCGTTAAGGTAGATCTTTCATTATACTGCCCAATGATAGGAAATAAACCATGAGGCCTATATTCCGATAAgggaaaatattgaaaggCCAAACCAAAGTCGATTTTTCCAATTAATTTATTATGATCTTGTAGAAAATCATTGACAGGATTAAATGCATCAAAGACGAAGAATAAAGCTTCTGATGGGCTCATTTCGTCTTTGGTATCAATatctttttccaaaagagtATCCTTTGatagcttttttttaaatgaaaCTTCTATGGCCATATGTCCCTCTTCTGATGCAACATTGTTAAATGTGTAAGGTAAATTCCTAATAAAATCTTTAATTTGTGACTGTGTAGCCAAGTTTGATTCATCGGAAAACCCCAATGAAATGGCGTAGGGTATTTTATTAGAGATCATTGGTTGAACAAGTTTCATAATGCACGTTTGGTAGTCAATAGTATTATGTGAATCTAACAAATCACCTGTGATGACAACTAAATCCGGGCTTTCTGATGCGAGCACACGATCGATAAAATTTACTGTTTTTATCTCATTAATTATTGTCATGCTATTATCTGTACATTTGAAATGGAAATCAgtcatttgaagaattttgaaTGATCTCTGCCCCCTCGAAAATTGAATATGGGGGGATGTTATTTTGTAATCCGCATCCACTTGAAGTAATCTTATAACATTATTGCCTTTGCTTGGTGCTCCTAAAGGTCCCAGCAATTCATTGGAAGATTTGTGATGATGGTTTTTGGTGTCAAGCTTTCTTGTAATTGATATGGGCAAAGAAGGTATGTTATTTCTATGAAATTCATGAATAACTTCTTTCCAAGAAGGTCTCGATTCAATAAATGATGACCCTAAATATATTTCCAAATTAGTTATAGGAGcgtcattatcatcatcattgaGAACATACTTACACCATATGCCGCTCCCCTTGTATACCCACTCCTCACCGAACACAGCTATGTTATCTGTCTCAACAGATATGCCAAAAAGCAGTTTCCACCATGACGAGGTGGGCTTTTCCCGCCGATACACATGATTGTGGAAAACAGAGCTGTCACTCGATCTTACCAATTTATTAATGTCTCTCAACACCTGCAGTGGTATTAATGCTGAATCTCTTGCTATGGCTAGCTCTTTTATTGAGTTTTTTGGATTGCTTTGGAACCCTTTTAGATGAACGTACAGGTAACTGTTGTAGAATGCCCCAGATTGAAGCGAATACAATGTCTCTATGGTAATATTCTTGGAAACTCTGCTCCACAAAACGCtatttttgtctttgatTCTTGTAGCAGTATTAGAGGGGTGTAACCTGGGAGCATACAAAGAACCGCATTGCCTGTACCAATGGTAACACCGTAGGATTTGAATATCATCTATCATTCCGCCATGATATTCACCTACATTAGAATTCATAAATGCATTTTTTGCATGTAACTTTAATGAATCTCTCGATAAATACAGTGAGGTAATGcataatataaaaagtaTTCTCcgtaaaaatttgaattttcttctataaTGTAATCTCATGCAAATATTTGGAGAGTAGTGTTGGCGAAAGTTAATGAATGTGAGAAGATTTGATTTTTGGAAAGGTAAACAAACTGGAAGGAATGAGAAAAAGGTAAATTATCTGGATCTCTTTTGGCAATGAAACTAAAGCAACTTGAAAggaatttcaagaaatgatgaaaaccTCGAATGGATCGAAAAACTAAGAGCACTACAGAAccaaaattgaaaaaaaaagtcgtAGAGGTGAAATGAATTGATGTCAGAAATTAAAATAGAAGGGGTATTGTCGATGCTAAagtgaaataaaaaaggaaaaggtaAAGAAAGCAACTCAATGATCTTATGTTCGAGGCTGGGGTATAATAAGTTTAGGACCTGGCATTATTTTAGATCAAAAGtataaaaatcaaaaactgCCCTTTATCTGCcaatctttttattttttgtttgatcCTTAGAGTCTAATTT harbors:
- the SIA1 gene encoding Sia1p (Protein of unassigned function~similar to YOR137C), with translation MRLHYRRKFKFLRRILFILCITSLYLSRDSLKLHAKNAFMNSNVGEYHGGMIDDIQILRCYHWYRQCGSLYAPRLHPSNTATRIKDKNSVLWSRVSKNITIETLYSLQSGAFYNSYLYVHLKGFQSNPKNSIKELAIARDSALIPLQVLRDINKLVRSSDSSVFHNHVYRREKPTSSWWKLLFGISVETDNIAVFGEEWVYKGSGIWCKYVLNDDDNDAPITNLEIYLGSSFIESRPSWKEVIHEFHRNNIPSLPISITRKLDTKNHHHKSSNELLGPLGAPSKGNNVIRLLQVDADYKITSPHIQFSRGQRSFKILQMTDFHFKCTDNSMTIINEIKTVNFIDRVLASESPDLVVITGDLLDSHNTIDYQTCIMKLVQPMISNKIPYAISLGFSDESNLATQSQIKDFIRNLPYTFNNVASEEGHMAIEVSFKKKLSKDTLLEKDIDTKDEMSPSEALFFVFDAFNPVNDFLQDHNKLIGKIDFGLAFQYFPLSEYRPHGLFPIIGQYNERSTLTVDTSRSRGQVSMTINGKHYKSFLDILSLWNIKSVSCGHEHNNDCCLQSKNEMWLCYGGSTGIGLPRIEGIYPTVRLFNLDDILDEITSWKRNSNLVDEVYDYQYIYKGKQ